ACATTGAAGGTCTGGGTTGCAGTCTGCTGTGCCTCAACACCCTCGACGGTAACGATGTACTCGTCAGGAGTGAATGTGGATGCGTCAACTGCGAATTCCCAAACGTTCACGCCATCTTTGTCACCTGCGGTAACAAGGACAGTGCCGGATGCACCGGAGAATCCACCAGCCTGAGTCTTCTCAGTTGGCTTGAATGAGGATGAGGTAGCTTCAACAATAAGCTGGTCGCCAACAGCGAGGTTGGTGGTACCGGTGATTGAGAAGGTCTCTCCAACATACTTGTCGCCGATTGCATCGATCATGATCCAGGGTTCCTCAACCATGAAGGTGAGTTTGTAGTAGGTATCATCGATGTCAGGGCTGTCCATTGCGTTGACAAGAGCGGTTGCTGCGTCAGATCCCTGGAGACTGCCGGTGCCTTCGAGGATGAAGACAGGTGGGAAGTTACCAGTAATCGGGTCAATAAGCTGTGCGTCAAGGATTGGGCGGACAACTGCGGTCTGGCCTCCTGCAGGGTTACCTGCCTGAGGAGCAAGGTCGAACTGGTCGTTGTACATCGGGTGCTGAACGACTACGAAGTACTGTCCTGCTGCAAGGTTTGCAGTGTTGGAGAACTTGTACTCGAATGCACCGTTGTCCTCAACGGTCTCGGTTGTCTGTAAAGCATAGTTCTTACCGAGGATCCAGACTGCAATTCCCTGTGTGGGGTCGCCTTCTGCGTTACCGGTAATGTACATGTCATCTCCCTTTGCAACAGTTGCTGAGGAGGTGGTTGCTGTAACGAATGGTTTCTTGATGACGATGGATGCAGTGCCGTAGGTTGCGTCTGCTGTGCCAAGGTCATCCTTGTTGGTTGCGGTGGTGACTGCGTAGATGGTGTAGGTACCTGCATCGAGGTTCACACCTGCGGTGTCCCACTTGTATTCCCAGGTGTCGTCTGTCTCAACGTTCTCGCCAGTCCATGCGGTTACAGGGACGGTGTCGAGAGTTCCGTCAGGATAGAAGATACTGGTAACGACTGCAGTGTTTACTCCAACACGGGGGTCCTCGATTGAACCGCCTTTGTTAGGCAGGTTTGGACCGGTGATGAACACCCAGGTGAAGTCACTGTCGGTGTTTGTACCGGAGATAACGATCTCCTCACCAATGTAGTATGAGCTGTCGCCGGATGCGGTGATTGTAACGTCACCAGCTTCGACCTTTACCTTGACAGTGTCATAGGTTGGGTTGTTTGCAACAACTGCTGGCTGAGGTACAGATGCATCGAGTGGATAGTAGTCAGTCCGGATGGTGTAGGTCTGATCCTTTGTGGTTTCGTCAGTGCCGAAACCGACTGTGCGGGTACCGGAGCTGGCGAGTTTCACCATTGCATAGTAGTCGTTTGCACCAATAGCGCAGACATCAGCTGCAACAGCCTGTCCTGCACGGAACTGGTAGATACCTGCGTTTGTACCTTCAACGGATGTCGGGTCATAGACGCTGTTCTGGTTCGGTTTGATGTACGGTGCAGTGTCAGGTGCAGTGATACTGCTGGTTCCCTTCACCCAAAGAACGTAGTATTCGTTAGGACGTCCGGTGATGGTGACAGAGAAATCGTTGTTGCGGACAACAGTGTCCTTGTTTGCCTCGATCTTCACGTCATCTTTACCGAGTTCAATGGTGTATACATCTGACTTGGTGACACCGGTAATAGTAC
Above is a window of Methanogenium organophilum DNA encoding:
- a CDS encoding MEMAR_RS02690 family S-layer glycoprotein; translated protein: MKAKISIMLLALVAVALVAVAPAAAVVGTVPAGGVALVGEEGLTLGAIPAGTTLEWFESGANPLTDTPAYTYITQAAGANVIDPSTFQTRTGNWYLAPNTGTVVMNVQMPSIDVKAYNAGTQEDMTNERVVKDSTYINFRVDSNLYTVVTQRALVAGDKTDIKIVVVDGEGTTYTALYNDVAPAVTTTGLTNLVPTTSQFNLPGAVIAGVPLQSNWALDRTDYKAGVYTFYVQVNLNSLKDNLGTITGVTKSDVYTIELGKDDVKIEANKDTVVRNNDFSVTITGRPNEYYVLWVKGTSSITAPDTAPYIKPNQNSVYDPTSVEGTNAGIYQFRAGQAVAADVCAIGANDYYAMVKLASSGTRTVGFGTDETTKDQTYTIRTDYYPLDASVPQPAVVANNPTYDTVKVKVEAGDVTITASGDSSYYIGEEIVISGTNTDSDFTWVFITGPNLPNKGGSIEDPRVGVNTAVVTSIFYPDGTLDTVPVTAWTGENVETDDTWEYKWDTAGVNLDAGTYTIYAVTTATNKDDLGTADATYGTASIVIKKPFVTATTSSATVAKGDDMYITGNAEGDPTQGIAVWILGKNYALQTTETVEDNGAFEYKFSNTANLAAGQYFVVVQHPMYNDQFDLAPQAGNPAGGQTAVVRPILDAQLIDPITGNFPPVFILEGTGSLQGSDAATALVNAMDSPDIDDTYYKLTFMVEEPWIMIDAIGDKYVGETFSITGTTNLAVGDQLIVEATSSSFKPTEKTQAGGFSGASGTVLVTAGDKDGVNVWEFAVDASTFTPDEYIVTVEGVEAQQTATQTFNVLKAEPTAEPTATPVETAQPTATPVPTAEPTPESTATPGFGVLVALIGLGAVAALIVRKD